One segment of Pseudomonas sp. FP2196 DNA contains the following:
- the mrdA gene encoding penicillin-binding protein 2, which translates to MPEPIPIKDHEKETRLVNTRLIACALFVFAVSCALVVRMYILQVVEFDYHSTISENNRVHVLPIPPTRGLIYDRNGVLLADNRPSYNLTITRERATDVNQELDEVINLLHLPAEDRTVFDKAMKQSRHPFTPVTLFYELTEEQIAVLAVNEFRLPGLDVEAQFVRDYPLGAHFAHSIGYVGRINEKESKTLDSVEYRGTQSIGKTGIERFYEAQLHGHVGYEEVETNAQGRVLRVLKHTDPEPGKNIVLSLDVKLQEAAEAALGNRRGSVVALDPSTGEVLAMVSNPSFDPNLFVTGISSKEYSALRDSIDRPLFNRVLRGLYAPGSTIKPEVAIAGLDAGVVTPQSRVFDPGYYQLPDFDHKYRNWNHSGDGWVDMDAAIMRSNDTYFYDLAHKLGIDRLHDYMAKFGLGEKVSLDMFEESPGLMPSQAWKRATRRQAWFPGETVILGIGQGYMQVTPLQLAQATALIANKGVWNRPHLAKTVDGVAPVDEHPMPNILLKDPRDWEQVNHGMQMVMHDARGIARAAAAGAQYRIAGKSGTAQVVAIKQGERYNREKTLERHRDNALFVGFAPAEHPKIAISVMIENGEAGGRVAGPVVRQIMDAWLLDQDGHLKPQYAAPSKAPGDPHV; encoded by the coding sequence ATGCCCGAGCCAATCCCGATCAAAGATCACGAAAAAGAGACGCGTCTGGTCAACACGCGATTGATCGCCTGCGCCTTGTTCGTCTTTGCTGTCAGCTGTGCCCTCGTCGTCCGCATGTACATTCTGCAAGTTGTGGAATTCGACTACCACTCGACCATCTCTGAAAACAACAGGGTCCACGTCTTGCCAATCCCGCCGACACGCGGGCTGATCTACGACCGTAATGGCGTGCTGCTGGCCGACAATCGTCCCAGTTACAACCTGACCATCACTCGTGAACGCGCGACTGATGTGAATCAGGAGCTGGATGAGGTTATAAATCTTCTGCATCTGCCTGCCGAAGATCGCACCGTGTTCGACAAGGCTATGAAGCAGTCTCGGCATCCATTCACGCCGGTGACGCTGTTTTACGAACTGACCGAAGAGCAGATTGCCGTGTTAGCGGTCAATGAATTCCGTTTGCCTGGCCTAGATGTTGAAGCGCAGTTCGTCCGTGATTACCCTCTCGGTGCGCACTTCGCCCACTCAATAGGCTACGTCGGCCGGATCAACGAGAAAGAATCCAAGACCCTCGACTCGGTTGAATACCGTGGCACCCAGTCCATCGGCAAAACCGGTATCGAACGTTTCTACGAAGCACAACTGCACGGTCACGTCGGTTACGAGGAAGTTGAAACCAACGCCCAAGGCAGAGTACTGCGCGTGCTCAAGCACACCGACCCGGAGCCAGGCAAAAACATCGTCCTGAGTCTCGACGTCAAACTGCAGGAAGCAGCCGAGGCAGCGCTGGGTAATCGTCGTGGTTCAGTTGTGGCGCTTGATCCGTCCACAGGGGAAGTGCTGGCCATGGTCAGCAATCCGAGTTTTGACCCGAACCTGTTCGTCACCGGCATCAGCTCCAAGGAGTACTCGGCGCTGCGCGACTCCATCGACCGACCGCTCTTTAATCGCGTGCTACGTGGCTTGTACGCGCCGGGCTCGACTATCAAGCCGGAAGTGGCGATCGCTGGCCTAGATGCCGGCGTGGTCACGCCGCAGAGCCGCGTGTTCGATCCGGGCTATTACCAACTCCCGGACTTCGATCACAAGTACCGTAACTGGAACCACAGCGGCGACGGCTGGGTAGATATGGACGCCGCGATCATGCGTTCCAACGACACCTACTTCTACGACCTTGCGCACAAACTGGGCATTGATCGCCTGCACGACTACATGGCCAAGTTCGGTCTCGGTGAGAAAGTCTCTCTGGATATGTTTGAAGAATCTCCCGGACTGATGCCGTCCCAAGCCTGGAAGCGTGCCACGAGGCGACAGGCCTGGTTTCCCGGCGAAACGGTCATCCTCGGCATCGGTCAGGGCTACATGCAAGTCACACCACTGCAACTGGCCCAAGCCACCGCACTCATCGCCAACAAAGGCGTGTGGAACCGTCCGCATCTGGCCAAGACTGTTGATGGCGTCGCACCTGTCGACGAGCACCCGATGCCGAACATTCTGCTCAAGGATCCGCGCGACTGGGAGCAGGTCAATCATGGCATGCAGATGGTGATGCACGATGCGCGCGGCATTGCCCGGGCGGCAGCCGCGGGTGCGCAATACCGTATCGCCGGCAAGAGCGGCACGGCGCAGGTGGTGGCGATAAAGCAAGGCGAGCGCTACAACCGCGAGAAGACGCTGGAGCGCCACCGCGACAACGCCTTGTTCGTCGGTTTCGCTCCAGCAGAGCATCCTAAGATCGCGATTTCTGTGATGATCGAAAACGGCGAAGCGGGGGGACGTGTCGCAGGTCCCGTGGTGAGGCAGATCATGGACGCCTGGTTACTCGATCAGGATGGCCATCTCAAGCCGCAATACGCGGCGCCGAGCAAGGCGCCGGGTGATCCGCACGTTTAG
- a CDS encoding MATE family efflux transporter: MNSVTDQPVAVSLTRPARIRLEFKNLLALALPIIIAQLATTAMGFVDAVMAGRVGPKDLAAVALGNSIWVPVFLLMTGTLLATTPKVAQRYGAGTHSEIGPIVRQALWLALVVGLIATTMLVAAEPVLHLMNVDPELIGPCMQYLHGIASGLPAVAFYHVLRCFSDGLGRTRPAMVLGLCGLALNIPLNYVFIYGHFGVPAMGGVGCGWATAIVMWVMALGLAGYERWAPAYRSSELFSRFDWPQWAVIKRLLAIGLPIGIAVFAESSIFAVIALLIGSLGATVVAGHQIALNVSSLVFMIPYSLGMAVTVRVGQALGREEPREARFAAGVGMGTALAYACLSASMMLLLREPIAAIYTADPTVIHIAAMLIVYSALFQFSDAIQVTAAGALRGYQDTRVTMILTLFAYWGIGLPVGYALGLTDWLGEPRGPSGLWQGLIVGLSCAALMLSIRLTRSARKRIRISRSLG, from the coding sequence GTGAATTCTGTTACTGACCAACCTGTCGCTGTCTCCCTGACCCGCCCCGCGCGGATTCGCCTGGAGTTCAAGAACCTGCTCGCCCTGGCGTTGCCGATCATCATCGCGCAACTGGCAACCACGGCCATGGGCTTCGTCGATGCGGTGATGGCCGGTCGCGTCGGGCCGAAGGATCTGGCGGCCGTGGCACTGGGTAACTCGATCTGGGTGCCGGTGTTCCTGCTGATGACCGGCACCCTGCTGGCCACCACGCCAAAAGTCGCCCAGCGTTACGGCGCCGGCACCCACAGCGAGATTGGCCCGATCGTGCGTCAGGCGTTGTGGCTGGCGCTGGTGGTCGGACTGATCGCGACCACCATGCTGGTTGCCGCCGAACCGGTGCTGCACCTGATGAACGTCGATCCCGAGCTGATCGGCCCGTGCATGCAGTACTTGCACGGTATCGCCAGTGGTCTGCCGGCGGTGGCGTTCTACCATGTATTACGCTGCTTCAGTGACGGCCTCGGTCGTACGCGTCCGGCGATGGTGCTGGGTCTGTGCGGGCTGGCGCTGAATATCCCGCTGAACTACGTGTTCATTTATGGTCACTTCGGCGTGCCAGCCATGGGTGGCGTTGGCTGCGGCTGGGCCACGGCCATTGTGATGTGGGTGATGGCGCTGGGCCTGGCCGGATACGAGCGCTGGGCTCCGGCCTATCGTTCGAGCGAACTGTTCAGCCGCTTCGACTGGCCGCAATGGGCGGTGATCAAGCGTCTGCTGGCGATCGGTCTGCCGATCGGCATCGCGGTGTTTGCCGAGTCGAGCATCTTCGCGGTGATCGCCCTGCTGATCGGCAGCCTTGGTGCTACCGTGGTGGCCGGGCACCAGATTGCGCTGAACGTCAGCTCACTGGTGTTCATGATTCCTTACTCGTTGGGCATGGCCGTGACCGTGCGCGTCGGTCAGGCTCTCGGTCGTGAAGAACCACGCGAGGCGCGTTTCGCCGCAGGCGTCGGCATGGGCACTGCGCTGGCTTATGCCTGCCTGTCGGCGAGCATGATGTTGCTGCTGCGTGAACCGATTGCAGCGATCTACACGGCTGACCCGACGGTGATCCACATCGCGGCGATGTTGATCGTGTATTCGGCGCTGTTCCAGTTTTCCGATGCGATACAAGTGACCGCCGCCGGTGCCCTGCGGGGTTATCAGGACACTCGCGTAACGATGATCCTGACCTTGTTTGCCTATTGGGGCATCGGCCTGCCGGTGGGTTACGCCCTCGGCCTGACCGACTGGCTCGGCGAACCGCGAGGCCCGAGCGGCTTGTGGCAGGGTTTGATCGTGGGCTTGAGCTGTGCGGCGTTGATGCTGTCGATTCGCCTGACCCGCAGCGCACGCAAGCGCATTCGTATCAGTCGTTCGTTGGGCTGA
- the acnA gene encoding aconitate hydratase AcnA: MPSLDSLKTLKTLQVDDKTYHYFSLPDAAKSLGNIDQLPMSLKVLLENLLRWEDEKTVTGADLRAIAAWLKERRSDREIQYRPARVLMQDFTGVPAVVDLAAMRAAMAKAGGDPQRINPLSPVDLVIDHSVMVDKFATASAFEQNVDIEMQRNGERYAFLRWGQSAFDNFSVVPPGTGICHQVNLEYLGRTVWTKDEDGRTYAFPDTLVGTDSHTTMINGLGVLGWGVGGIEAEAAMLGQPVSMLIPEVIGFKLTGKLKEGITATDLVLTVTQMLRKKGVVGKFVEFYGDGLADLPLADRATIANMAPEYGATCGFFPVDDVTLEYLRLSGRPPEVVKLVEAYTKAQGLWRLPGQEPVFTDSLSLDMGSVEASLAGPKRPQDRVSLPNVAQAFSDFLDLQFKPTSKEEGRLESEGGGGVAVGNADLVGETEYEYEGHTYRLKNGAVVIAAITSCTNTSNPSVMMAAGLLAKKAVEKGLTRKPWVKSSLAPGSKVVTDYYKAAGLTQYLDQLGFSLVGYGCTTCIGNSGPLPEPIEKAIQNADLAVASVLSGNRNFEGRVHPLVKTNWLASPPLVVAYALAGTVRTDISSEPLGNDQQGNPVYLRDIWPSSKEIADAVSQVNTAMFHKEYAEVFAGDEQWQAIEVPQAATYVWQDDSTYIQHPPFFDDISGPLPEIKDVKSARVLALLGDSVTTDHISPAGNIKADSPAGRYLREKGVEPRDFNSYGSRRGNHEVMMRGTFANIRIRNEMLGGEEGGNTIYIPSGEKMPIYDAAMRYQASGTPLVVIAGQEYGTGSSRDWAAKGTNLLGVKAVIAESFERIHRSNLVGMGVLPLQFKLDQNRKSLNLTGKETFEVLGLSGVELTPRMNLPLVITREDGRQEKIEVLCRIDTLNEVEYFKSGGILHYVLRQLIAS, encoded by the coding sequence ATGCCGTCCCTCGATAGTCTGAAGACCCTTAAAACTCTACAAGTCGACGATAAGACCTACCACTATTTCAGCTTGCCTGATGCCGCCAAGAGCCTTGGCAATATCGACCAGCTACCCATGTCGCTGAAAGTCCTGCTGGAAAACCTGCTGCGCTGGGAAGATGAAAAAACCGTCACCGGCGCCGATCTCCGGGCAATCGCCGCATGGCTCAAGGAGCGTCGCTCCGATCGGGAAATCCAGTACCGCCCTGCCCGCGTGCTGATGCAGGACTTTACTGGCGTACCGGCGGTGGTCGACCTCGCCGCGATGCGCGCTGCCATGGCCAAGGCCGGCGGCGATCCGCAGCGAATCAATCCATTGTCGCCAGTGGATCTGGTGATTGACCACTCGGTAATGGTCGACAAATTCGCCACCGCCAGCGCTTTCGAACAGAACGTCGACATCGAGATGCAGCGCAACGGCGAACGTTACGCGTTCCTGCGCTGGGGCCAGAGTGCTTTCGACAACTTCAGCGTGGTGCCGCCGGGCACCGGGATCTGCCACCAGGTCAACCTCGAATACCTCGGCCGTACCGTGTGGACCAAGGATGAAGACGGCCGCACCTATGCCTTCCCCGACACCCTCGTTGGCACCGACTCCCACACCACCATGATCAACGGCCTCGGCGTACTCGGCTGGGGCGTCGGCGGGATCGAGGCGGAAGCGGCGATGCTCGGGCAACCGGTGTCGATGCTGATTCCGGAAGTGATCGGTTTCAAACTGACCGGCAAGCTCAAGGAAGGTATTACCGCGACCGACCTGGTGCTGACGGTGACGCAGATGCTGCGCAAGAAAGGCGTGGTCGGCAAATTCGTCGAGTTTTACGGTGACGGCCTCGCCGACCTGCCGCTGGCCGACCGCGCGACCATTGCCAACATGGCGCCGGAATATGGCGCCACATGCGGTTTCTTCCCGGTCGATGACGTCACGCTGGAATACTTGCGCCTGTCCGGACGGCCGCCAGAAGTGGTGAAACTGGTCGAGGCTTATACCAAGGCTCAGGGCCTGTGGCGTCTGCCCGGTCAGGAGCCCGTATTTACCGACAGCCTGTCGCTGGACATGGGCAGCGTTGAGGCCAGTCTTGCCGGGCCGAAACGCCCGCAGGATCGCGTTTCATTACCGAATGTCGCCCAGGCCTTCAGCGACTTCCTCGATCTGCAATTCAAGCCGACCAGCAAAGAAGAAGGACGCCTGGAAAGTGAAGGTGGCGGCGGCGTGGCCGTGGGCAATGCCGATCTGGTCGGGGAAACGGAGTACGAATATGAAGGCCACACCTATCGCCTGAAAAACGGTGCCGTGGTCATCGCGGCGATCACCTCCTGCACCAACACGTCCAATCCGAGCGTGATGATGGCGGCCGGGCTGCTGGCGAAAAAAGCCGTGGAAAAGGGCCTGACCCGTAAACCGTGGGTCAAAAGCTCGCTGGCACCCGGTTCGAAAGTGGTCACCGATTACTACAAGGCCGCCGGACTGACGCAGTACCTCGACCAGCTCGGCTTCTCTCTGGTCGGCTATGGCTGCACGACCTGCATCGGTAACTCCGGGCCTTTGCCCGAGCCGATCGAAAAGGCTATTCAGAACGCCGATCTCGCCGTCGCCTCGGTGCTCTCCGGCAACCGCAACTTCGAAGGCCGGGTGCATCCACTAGTGAAAACCAACTGGCTGGCATCACCGCCGCTGGTGGTGGCTTATGCCTTGGCCGGCACTGTTCGCACCGATATCAGCAGCGAACCGTTGGGCAACGATCAACAGGGCAATCCGGTGTACTTGCGTGATATCTGGCCAAGCAGCAAGGAAATCGCCGACGCGGTAAGCCAAGTCAACACCGCGATGTTCCACAAGGAATACGCCGAGGTGTTTGCCGGTGACGAACAGTGGCAAGCCATCGAGGTACCGCAAGCGGCGACGTACGTGTGGCAGGACGATTCGACCTACATCCAGCATCCGCCGTTTTTCGACGATATTTCCGGCCCGCTGCCGGAGATCAAGGATGTGAAATCTGCGCGGGTGCTGGCGCTGCTGGGCGACTCGGTGACCACTGACCACATCTCCCCCGCCGGCAACATCAAGGCCGACAGCCCGGCCGGACGCTATCTGCGCGAAAAAGGCGTGGAGCCGCGGGACTTCAACTCCTACGGTTCTCGTCGCGGTAACCATGAAGTGATGATGCGCGGCACCTTCGCCAACATTCGCATCCGCAATGAAATGCTCGGAGGCGAAGAAGGTGGCAACACCATTTACATTCCCTCTGGCGAGAAAATGCCGATCTACGATGCGGCCATGCGTTATCAGGCATCGGGAACGCCGCTGGTGGTAATTGCCGGACAGGAATATGGCACGGGTTCAAGTCGGGACTGGGCAGCCAAAGGCACTAACCTGCTGGGCGTCAAGGCCGTGATCGCGGAAAGCTTCGAGCGGATCCACCGCTCCAACCTGGTGGGCATGGGCGTACTGCCATTGCAGTTCAAGCTCGATCAGAACCGCAAGAGCCTGAACCTGACCGGCAAGGAGACCTTCGAAGTTCTTGGCTTGAGCGGCGTCGAACTGACGCCGCGGATGAACCTGCCCCTGGTGATCACCCGTGAAGACGGGCGCCAGGAGAAAATCGAAGTGCTGTGCCGGATCGACACCTTGAATGAGGTGGAGTACTTCAAGTCGGGCGGAATTCTGCATTATGTGTTGCGACAGTTGATTGCCTCATAA
- the tusA gene encoding sulfurtransferase TusA yields the protein MSEMIDTPVDGTLDATGLNCPEPVMMLHQHIRDLVPGGLLKVIATDPSTRRDIPKFCVFLDHELVGQHEEAGTYLYWIRKKSV from the coding sequence ATGAGTGAAATGATCGACACGCCGGTCGACGGCACCCTCGACGCCACCGGCCTCAATTGCCCGGAGCCGGTGATGATGCTGCACCAGCACATCCGTGATCTGGTGCCTGGTGGACTGCTCAAGGTGATCGCCACTGATCCCTCGACCCGTCGCGATATTCCCAAGTTCTGTGTGTTTCTCGACCACGAGCTGGTGGGGCAGCACGAAGAGGCCGGTACTTATCTGTACTGGATTCGCAAGAAGTCTGTCTGA
- a CDS encoding lysozyme inhibitor LprI family protein, whose amino-acid sequence MSPRLLLALTPFLFPTLAHAAVDCANANDQATMNQCAGQDFKAADKELNKVYQQITGRLKDNPDGKKLLVSAQRAWIGFRDAECKFSSSGVTGGSVYPWVYSNCMTGVTKVRVETLKQYLKCEEGDMSCPVPGA is encoded by the coding sequence ATGTCCCCACGCCTTCTCCTAGCCCTGACGCCATTTCTCTTCCCGACCCTCGCCCACGCCGCCGTCGACTGCGCCAATGCCAACGACCAAGCCACCATGAACCAGTGCGCCGGGCAGGATTTCAAAGCGGCGGACAAAGAGTTGAATAAGGTGTATCAGCAGATCACCGGGCGTTTGAAGGACAACCCGGATGGCAAGAAGTTGTTGGTGAGTGCGCAGCGGGCGTGGATCGGATTTCGTGATGCCGAGTGCAAGTTTTCGTCGTCCGGCGTGACAGGCGGGAGTGTTTATCCGTGGGTTTACAGCAATTGCATGACGGGTGTCACCAAGGTGCGGGTCGAAACGCTGAAGCAGTATTTGAAGTGTGAAGAAGGTGACATGAGTTGCCCGGTTCCTGGGGCCTGA
- the rlmM gene encoding 23S rRNA (cytidine(2498)-2'-O)-methyltransferase RlmM, whose product MNTLFMHCRPGFEGEVCSEISDLAAQLNVAGYAKAKAATACAEFVCTEEDGAERLMRGQRFAELIFPRQWARGVFIDLPETDRISVILANMAEFPVCGSLWLEVVDTNDGKELSNFCKKFEGPLRKALTGAGKLVDDASKPRLLLTFKSGREVFLGMADAGNSAMWPMGIPRLKFPREAPSRSTLKLEEAWHHFIPRDQWEDRLHSDMTGVDLGAAPGGWTWQLVNRGMLVTAIDNGPMAESLMDTGLVQHLMADGFTFKPKQPVDWMVCDIVEKPARNAAMLEEWIGEGHCREAVVNLKLPMKQRYAEVKRLLERIADGFKARGIKVDIGCKQLYHDREEVTCHLRRHDVKKTKR is encoded by the coding sequence ATGAACACCCTATTCATGCATTGCCGGCCAGGCTTCGAAGGCGAAGTCTGTTCGGAAATTTCCGACCTCGCCGCACAACTTAATGTGGCCGGTTACGCCAAAGCCAAAGCGGCCACCGCGTGTGCCGAATTTGTCTGCACCGAAGAAGACGGCGCCGAGCGCCTGATGCGCGGTCAGCGTTTTGCCGAACTGATCTTCCCGCGCCAATGGGCGCGTGGTGTCTTCATCGATCTGCCGGAAACCGACCGCATCAGCGTGATCCTCGCGAACATGGCCGAATTCCCGGTGTGCGGCAGCCTGTGGCTGGAAGTCGTCGACACCAACGACGGCAAGGAACTGTCGAACTTCTGCAAGAAATTCGAAGGCCCGCTGCGCAAGGCCCTGACCGGCGCCGGCAAACTGGTGGACGACGCCAGCAAGCCGCGTCTGTTGCTGACGTTCAAAAGTGGCCGCGAAGTGTTCCTTGGCATGGCAGACGCCGGTAACTCGGCGATGTGGCCGATGGGCATTCCACGTTTGAAGTTCCCGCGTGAAGCGCCGAGCCGTTCGACGCTGAAGCTGGAAGAGGCCTGGCACCACTTCATCCCGCGTGACCAGTGGGAAGACCGTCTGCACAGCGACATGACCGGCGTTGACCTCGGCGCAGCGCCGGGCGGCTGGACCTGGCAACTGGTCAACCGCGGCATGCTGGTAACCGCCATCGATAACGGCCCAATGGCCGAAAGCCTGATGGACACCGGGTTGGTACAGCACTTGATGGCCGACGGCTTCACCTTCAAGCCCAAGCAACCGGTGGACTGGATGGTTTGCGACATCGTCGAGAAACCCGCGCGTAACGCGGCGATGCTCGAAGAGTGGATCGGCGAAGGTCATTGCCGCGAGGCCGTGGTTAACCTGAAATTGCCAATGAAGCAGCGTTACGCCGAGGTGAAGCGCCTGCTTGAGCGCATCGCCGATGGTTTCAAGGCGCGCGGGATCAAGGTCGATATCGGCTGCAAACAGCTCTATCACGACCGTGAAGAAGTGACCTGCCACCTGCGCCGGCACGATGTGAAAAAGACCAAAAGATGA
- a CDS encoding SRPBCC family protein, giving the protein MKPVPNSFERKITLKSPRSHVWRALVDAEAFGQWFGVALEGRRFIAGEWTQGQVTYPGYEHVLWNVLVERVEPQQLFSFRWHPYAVNPKIDYSQEPTTLVKFDLRDYEEGTLLTVSESGFAHIPDIRQKEAYYMDSRGWEEQLSRLEHFLAESAKARLREDSDASWLDD; this is encoded by the coding sequence GTGAAACCAGTACCTAACAGCTTTGAACGCAAGATAACGCTCAAATCGCCACGATCGCATGTCTGGCGCGCGCTGGTGGATGCCGAGGCGTTCGGCCAGTGGTTTGGCGTGGCGCTGGAGGGCAGACGTTTTATTGCCGGTGAATGGACACAAGGTCAGGTCACCTATCCGGGTTATGAACATGTGCTGTGGAATGTGCTGGTCGAGCGGGTCGAGCCGCAGCAGTTGTTTTCATTCCGGTGGCATCCGTATGCCGTCAATCCGAAGATCGACTATTCCCAGGAGCCGACGACGCTGGTCAAGTTCGATCTGCGGGATTACGAGGAGGGTACGTTGCTAACGGTGTCCGAATCGGGTTTTGCCCATATTCCCGATATCCGCCAGAAAGAGGCGTATTACATGGACAGCCGTGGCTGGGAAGAGCAGTTGAGCAGGCTCGAGCACTTTCTCGCCGAAAGCGCCAAGGCCCGCCTGCGCGAAGACAGTGATGCTTCGTGGCTCGATGACTGA